A window of Glycine soja cultivar W05 chromosome 13, ASM419377v2, whole genome shotgun sequence genomic DNA:
TATTTGTTTATCAGATGACattgtatctcttttctttccctctcgtttttctcttttgtttcaatttgtaCACTAAGAAAGTAggttgacaaaaataaaatatattgaacatatatctattttttttataacatcatATATTgcatttattattcttttctttccattttttctttctaatctaAAAACCTATATCTAAAAAAAAGGTAGTATTGCATTGCATTTTTAGGATTCCAAAGATAATGGTCCATTCccttgtgaaaaaaaataaatataggaCAGGGACAGGCTTGGGCATGTGCATGTCGGTTCTATACGGTGAAAAAGCGTTACACGTGTCCCACGTTTCAATATTTTGTCATTTTCCGATTTGACGACCGACCACAGGGaatgaaatattttacaaatcatGAATGGATTATTACCACAATATTTCAGttttttaaacttgaaaatttaatttcttcaaagTAAGAATCTACTTaatacaaaaaagtaaaaatatacttttgaaaaggaattataattgttaatttaaaaagtCAATTACTAAAACTGTAACACatacaaatataacaaattttttaatttgttaatcaaccaatataattttgtatgtttATCATCTTTGGCCTTTATCGTACAATTTTTTGTACAAcatttatatatagaaaaaaaacattttcttatttttttctcccttttatTTAGTTTCTCCCATATTAAATCTGTGGTATTTGTCCAATCAGATTCAGGACATGTGAATAATATGGGTACGTAGTAGGTTGAAGAAATATCAGTCCTGTGTATTTCCGCGGAAAGTCTTCAGAATTTTTTATGGAAGGACACGTCATAATATATGACCCATCCCTACTGAAAAAGTATAATAATCGAAACTTAACACAATTATTTAGGCTTGAGCCTTATCCGAAACTGCTGAACTCCACGTGTATAGAGACGTAGAGTTCCGTCGCTATAAATAGCTTTTGCTTTGAACAAGGTTTTTGTAAGAGCAACAACAATTAACATACATATAGTGAGAGAATCAATCATCAACCAACCATGTCTGATATTGCCATGTTGGTAGCCGAAGAATATGAGAGAAGGACAAAGCATTATAGGAAGGGTGGTGCTGGCGCTGTACAAGAGAGGAATTTGAACGTGGTTTCTTGTGCTAATTCTTTTTTGGTTCTGAAGGAGAAGATTGAGGTGCAGAAGAAGGAGCTTGTCAAGTGGGTTTTGGAACCCAAAACCCAATTTGCAATTGCTGCTTCTAACAGTTTATTCTCTGCTTGATCGAACAAGTTCAGCTTTCTGGTTGCAATAGTTATTGGCTGTTGGCAccttattgttttattatttttccttttgtaaTCTATATTTAGtcatattttgaattaaaggtAACTTTGTTCCACGTTCAAAATCTTCGGTGactcttttatatatacttgGATGCTTATAAATATCGAAAATGTTTGATATTAAATGTTGAGTATGTTTTTGGtcctcataaaaaataaatgtataatattttGATTGGGAGATGATTTTGAGAGATTTCATCCTACATATCAATGTATCAAGTTTTAATTGACAGATATAATGAACCTGATATTAATAAGTAGGATTCGATATTCTGAATCcaactttaaattaaaatattacatatttatattttgtaagaataaaaaatatacttaaaattttgtagggataaattttaaacattttaatatttataaaattaaaaaatatatttgagcaTACATATTTTAACATCTGATCTTATTAtgctttgtaatttttaaactaTTGATTAGATTGACTCGAATTCTAGAGGGTCATAAAGAAACTCATTAGGAGTTGGAGGGATATCTattgatataaataaattgtagtGTAAACGCTAGGAAATTAGTatagatattttgattaaacaAGAAATTAACAGGACATGAAAAACTGTAGTAAATATATGGCAAACGAAGTTGTGTTCGAATGGAAACAGATATCCATGCCCAGCCATATGCGATCTACTTCACAATTTAAAAAGCTTAAATGATGAGAGCTTAAAATTGTATAAAGTTAAATGCACAATAAAGAACGGAAGAGAATGGTTGAAGCAAGTGCTTGAAGGGAAATTTTCAACCAGTACTACCACACAAGTAAATTTatcatcatattttaatttaaaatttgttgaatatttttattcttatttaatatgaaacttaaaaattgatacttaatctttttattcttttttaatatgataCTTTATTTCATACTTATACTTTACatcataacttttttatattcttttacaaaaatatccttTAATAAATACACATTACAAAAATATCCTTTAATAAATACACATTAATGTTGTGAACTCATcgcaacaaaaacatatttttattataacataacataaaaaagggatttcacttattaatatataataaaaatatattttcatttaacacAATAGTTATTTATTgcaaaaattataatagaatgtaaaaaaaagtcACACCCAACATAATTTtgagtattttaataaaaaaattctttcaatttcTTAACCAATATTTTAAAGACACCTTTATCAAttaccttattttttaaataaaaccacAATAATAAGTTTATGTTGTCAACGACTCACTCGCTTTCTTCTTACACTACAACCACTTTCTCACAATAACATCAACACACACCTTCTCACTCACCACACCTATATTTTCTCACACCACACTGACTTTCTTACAATTACATTTACAGTAACACACTAACACACATTCTTTCTCACTGACCACGTCCATTTTCCTACGTCACTTTCTTCTCACACCACATTCTGCACTTACTTTCTCACAATTACAACAACACACCTTTTTTTTCACTCACAATAATAGtgtcattttacttttttgtaaaaaaaatataataaatttcagttaatgaaaatttaacagaataaaaacttgttttggttgtattatatttttttgtacaaTCCACAATAAAAACATTTCTGTCAAGGATAGTTTTGTTacaaaaaattcaagaaaaatatgGGGTGTGAGAATAGAATAACAAAGCCCTGTCTCTTTGTGTACTGCTGGGCCACCTCTTCGGAGACTATTGTTTTATTTGGGCCTGTCGGACCCGTTCTTGTATGATATTGGGCCTAAAAGGGAGGCTTATGGAAATCCAAAACTCTTACGGCTGTCACTTcttcaatagtttttttttttggaccattctttttggttaatttattaatagttagccttttgttcttgaaaaagaaaatttgaactcAAAGATCTTTTCTTCctccctttcttcttgaatgATGAACCCAATCTTATAACTCCACTTATttaatagtatatatttttgaaaaaatataaaaaagtatattaataaaattggaaAATGTAAATAACAATTGCCTTATGTGACCCAACTAAACTCTCAACTCTCCAACTCCAACCCATTCCAGATGTTATACATCATCCTTTACCATCTTGCCTATTAGTATCATGAGCGGAGTTACATATCTTCCTCTTCATTTTTTCATGCCATGCTTTATCTctattatgtttaatttaattcttaacgTTATcgaaccaaagaaaaaaaatattttggccTAAAAGATATCAcaattcttgttttgtttttataaagttCTAGTTTACATATCGtaatttctcatatttttttagtcttcatTAGTTTTATCATTTAAGAGTTGTTTGTATGTGTCTTTTCTAAATATCATGTTTTCCTATTGTCTCTAAATATTAATCCCTCATGTTAATTAGCAGTAATATTATCGTTCAACGGATAACAAAATGGAAGTTAATACAAGCATTAATTACatcagaatattttttaaaatttaatagtgtttttcataaaaagaaaaattaaataagaaaatgatgatattttgagtaaaaaagcACATAATTTAGtccaaaatcaaaatacaagTGAACAGATCATGCAGACCTAAGAAAATCTCATCATTAAGTCtttaatgatatatttgataagaaaaaaaaatacagataataatattttttttctttcaattttttttctctccactCTCTTTCCTTCATTCCAAACATAAGATAAGAATAAGTTAACACACCCAGCTGATAATGTAGGAATAATGTGTACTCCTATATCTCCTAAAATTAAACAgcaacatttttattttcctaaaaaccTGCACAATATGAACCTCACAATTCTTGTCCAACCAATGACGGATAAAGATGAAGAGTACGGATGTCTGGTTAACAAACGATTTTAAAATCACACTCCAACAAAGTACCTGAAAATCAGCACCCCAACATAGTAACTATTTTTCctttagttaaaattttaaaaatttctgtATCTCAtcagttttaatttaattgtttgaaattGAAACAAAGGAGCGAGTTAGTGGGTGGAGTACATGATGCTCTTCCACAGGTTTTGTAATTCAATTATTATGTTCACATTCACTACTTCACCGACAGTTCTTAACCATCACATCGATTGGTTGAGCTACTATTTCAACAACTACTCCACTTCCACTATGATCATAGAACCCAGTGactttcattttcatataatCTAGTAGTACTATTTTAATACATGCAATGGAATGGAATAGGAATTTCTAGTATAATCCAATTGATGAATAAAAGCTAGTACTTGCTCACTCCACTACGACCAAGTTGCGTACAGTGATCCTTCATTGTCCacaaaatttgtttaaacttttgatgatatataattaagaagctattttaaacagaaaaatgagaaattacaattattcattaaaataatagttacaatttgtaatttgaaatttattacGAAAAATTCGTAACAGAAAGTATATAATAAAGAattcagaaaagaaaagagactgGGACGTGTGATAATATAGTTaatgtgaaataaaaaaaaatattataaaaaaaattgtgtctgAAACGCATTTTCCTGCTAGAACCAGCAATCCACCGAACATATACATACACATGTCCAACACACCCCAGCAAGAGTACCTGTCAGTTTGATGCATCCCCTGTGTCCAATGATATTGAATTTGTTCATCTACCTCTCAACCATATTATTGAATGTCCTAGGTCACATAATAATTATTCTCCTTTGGTTCTGACACATGATTAGCAAATGACCAAAAGCGatgacaactttttatttttaagtcaaGTCTTTTAAGTTGATGAAGATTCATGTCTTTCCTAGCTATGTGATGACAAACCATCAAACATGCAAGTCAATTAAGCTGGTGGAAAGAAGACACACAACTTTATCGTACCATTTACTCTTACCTTTTAGTTTTAGGCACATATTCAACCAATCATCTTCTCTTTTCTTAACTTAGGATGTTAATCTCTTTAACCCTTTTTATTGCGTTTATGTAATTAAATAGATTTAAGTATACCATTTTGCTATTTTTGAAACAATTTTGACTGACTTATGGTGCTTAGTGCAATTTATGTGCTGGTAGAAGATCCAAACATAAGCTTTTTGAACAAATTACAAACCTGATATCATTTCTAATATTGGACTTGGTCATATGTATGGAACCCAACCAAAACCTAAACctatattatttaattctaTGATTTTTATGTTGTGTAATTCTGTGTTTTTTCACTATTGAGACTATTCATCaactttcttccatttttaata
This region includes:
- the LOC114381853 gene encoding uncharacterized protein LOC114381853, which gives rise to MSDIAMLVAEEYERRTKHYRKGGAGAVQERNLNVVSCANSFLVLKEKIEVQKKELVKWVLEPKTQFAIAASNSLFSA